The genomic segment AACGGCGAGGTGCTGTTCCCCGAGAAGATCGTGCAGATCTTCAACCAGGAGACCCAGGAGCGGATCAACTGCCTCCCCTCGACCCTGCTGACCGAGAAGGTCTGCGGCATGAAGTGGGTGTCGGTCTTCCCGCCCAACGTGCCGCGGTTCGGCCTCCAGAACCTCACCGCCCTGTTCATCCTCTCCGAGATCGAGAAGGGGTTCCCGATCGCGGTGCTCGAGGGGACCCTGGCCTCCAACATCCGGGTCGGGGCGATGGGGGCGCTGGCGGCCAGGCACTTCGCCCCCGCCGAGGCCCGGGTGATCGGCTTCATCGGCAGCGGCGAGCAGGCCAAGATGCACCTGCTGGCCATGAAGACGGTCCGCCCGAGCCTGGCCGAGTGCCGGGTCGCGGCCAGGACGGCCGAGGAGGAGGAGCAGTTCGTCCGCGAGCTCGCCCCGCTGGTCCCCGACATGGAGCTGGTGGCGACCGGCACCGACGGCGCCCGGGCCATGGAGGGGGCCGACATCCTGGTCACGGCGACCAGCGCCCAGGCGCCCCTGCTCAAGGCCGCCTGGATGAAGCCGGGGTCC from the Actinomycetota bacterium genome contains:
- a CDS encoding ornithine cyclodeaminase family protein translates to MSDADHAIRFTWLSQEDLLEAGCLDFHLAIDAAESALLAHRNGEVLFPEKIVQIFNQETQERINCLPSTLLTEKVCGMKWVSVFPPNVPRFGLQNLTALFILSEIEKGFPIAVLEGTLASNIRVGAMGALAARHFAPAEARVIGFIGSGEQAKMHLLAMKTVRPSLAECRVAARTAEEEEQFVRELAPLVPDMELVATGTDGARAMEGADILVTATSAQAPLLKAAWMKPGSFYSHVGGWEDEYAVARQCQKIVCDDWETVKHRTQTLSRMYKDGE